Genomic window (Magnolia sinica isolate HGM2019 chromosome 6, MsV1, whole genome shotgun sequence):
ACTCATCAGTTTGACTCGGTTCAACCAAATGtcatgtttggtgcaaccaaatatgTTACGTAAAGTTGTGTGAATCGGGCTATTTAAGCCTACTCTGGTATTAAGGCATGTATCCAATTGCAAGCATTCTCTCTAAGGGCAAGAGTTTGTGAGGTGAGAGGGGTTTCCATCACTTGTAAGGGCTTGTGAAAGATTTTTGGAGGGACTGCATATAGTAATGGGAGATCGTGTATATctgtaatcgaagaaggtgagtTCGTAAACTACAAAGTTTTGATTGTAGTTGAGATCTCTATCGCTTTGTGTCAtttttttttcccgcaagggctTTTCACGTTAAAATATCGTCTGTTTGTtattgtttgttttttatttcatTATATGTTCTATCTTTGTTTATTGTGTTTCTGCAATGCGTACGAATTCATAATGGTGTTAAATCAGAATACTAATACCTAAAGTTATTTCAGATTTATTGTAACTCAGGTTTACATTGTTACAGTGTGATAAGGAGCCAATTACTCAAACAATAAATCATATGATACTTAATTTAAGTCAACGCCATATATAGTAAAAAGCTTATCAAATATGTCTAAAAAGATTTATAATCATCGAGATCAACAAATGAGATGAAACCATCACATTCATATAGTCAACGAAGATGGGCTCACATTAATTTTTTTAAGCATAACACCACCAGGCCTAACATGAGTTAAAATATCCAGTAGATACCGtagatttctcaccaacattaTAATAGCCCCACCCAGACCATAAGAAACTTATGCGAATGAGGTTCGCAGGCAATACACGTCACGTTTGCAAGCAGTCCACGTCCCACTTGCAGATGGAACTAAATTACCTGGGCCCTGTTCACAGTAAGTTGCTATGCTGGAAAGCTATATAATCCACAAAAATtcacatgagaaatccactctggcCAACTGTTTCTCAAGACCGCAACAAGGCAATggtaaaaataagataaaatcagGTGATCCAAAATAAAGGTTAGCCCGGTGAGAGAGAGTGGAGATTCAACACCAGCCACCCAAAACTTGCAGGCGGAAATTCaggatcatgatgatatttgtgcctataattaggggtgtacatgaaccgggctagcccggttaactcgctcgactcggcccgacccggaactaaGTTCAGTCCGGGATGGGCCATTTTCTTtagctcgaaactgagttcgggccgagtttgaACAGGTCTCAGTTTggcccgactcgatccgaaactggACTCAACCTGGCCCGACTcgaccatttatatatatatatatatatataatattcttaAATCCTTAGCCTAACCATTTGAACTTGCCAAAGGCCTTTTCGTGAACTTGTTGTAAGGTCCGAAACTGACCCGAACTCGCTCAATTACTGACCGGGCCGAGTTCAGGCTGgatatgttggcccggtgactggGCCGAGTCGGGTTCAGGCTGGGTTTGactggtgaccgggccgggccgggttcagCCCAGTTCGACTtagttcggcccgatgtacacccctacctataATTATCCCAGTGGCGATcacattatgaacggtttggatggtatacgAACATCATGTCTGCTTTAGTAATGTTTACATTTCTATTCTctttgtttcctattgtgtggcccaccttaattttggATTGGATTGATCTATCGTAGTGTGAGCTTGGGAAACTGATGGATGCTGTGGTTTTTCTGTGGGAATCTCTGTGGCCCCACATAGTTTCTGACCAAAGGCcaaaggggaagcggattggctggtgtaccttacatcagccatatagctgttgtattgacatcagcagatcatgaggtatgtgttatatccaagccgtccattcatttggcgagcttgtcttaaggcttgagactaaaaataagacagatctaattatcaagtagaccacactacaaaaagcaataagtgattgaacttctaccattgaaaccttttttggggtcacaaaagttttggatcaatatgaaatttgtttttcctctttcattccggtctttgtgaccttatgaaccgattggatggaaaataaacgttaaggtgggccctatgaattgtttaacagtgaaaatcattatctctgctgcaaTTTGTAGCGTAGtatagatgatctttggatataaattttttttttataatgctttaaaatgacttataaaaatagatgaacagtgtaaatatgataaatacatcactgtgggggccatgtaactgAGATCTcatttaaaccgttcgtacaatggAGATCGAGGAGCGTAAGTGCTCATCTTTGCACCTGCTTCCGACCGAAGGGAGGTTTCAGCTTTTAATCAGGTTAATATCTGTGCTTTCGGTTCATTTCAATAtaaatgatgttattaacggtatggatggcatataaacaagaCTGTCGACATTAGGGATGTTTCGACGGTAAGAATTTTtctacccactttttcctttaaTGCGGTCCACTGGAGTCTTGGAtcttctcattttttgtttttactcttaaaatgagctcataaaatagatggacgggaaagatttatcacaaacatcacggtgggtcccacgtaggtttACTGCGCAGGAACTGACTGCGAtagccttttgcaggaaatccgcatccactTCCACGTGGCGGAGGCAACTTCGCGTCGTTTCGTGCAGCGTAAGAAAGTATCTCTGTTCGCAAGGACACGTTAAAATGCatgaagcattaaatgtcagtttaATGAAAAGCTTAGTTGCATTAAAATGCGCAAAGCATTAACTGccaattgcattaaatgcaaaagtcatGGTCGGTGTGACTTATTTGATTGTCGGATAAGTTTTGTtgtgatgccttaaaataatctaagagaAGGGATTTACAGTtcggatgtacagatacatcccGGTGAGTGGGGCTACCATTATAtatttgtcttatccatgccgtccatccgttttatcagcttAATTAAGGACACATCAAAAGCTCAGGTAGATTACACTACCGGAAATGGTGAGACAGTGACCTACGCGGTTTAAATCTTCTTCGGAgcttacagtgatgtttatttgtcatcaaacatcTTCGTTAATTTCACACGGACGCGAATGAGCAGAAAATAGTAAAtaccaatttgatccaaaacttcaatggccttccagaagttttcaactgtaggtatTCGATTGCCTATTTTTTGTGGTACGGTCAGcttagttttggatgtgatttaaTTTTTGtattacatcctaaaatgatccgatgaaacggatggacggcgtggatgataaACATCGATCACGGTGGTACcgtaatgagttactcagtacgcaatccagcGTGGACAGCAAAATCGGTACCTCCTTTCGACACATCGGCGTGACACCTCGTATTACTTCTGAcaacaaaggaaagaaagaaaagcaaagcAAAGCAAAACAAAGCAAAGAAGCAGAGATCTtcccaaaaaagaagaagccgaTCTTCATTTGCAGAGAGAGATTGATGGAGAGGAAGGAGATTGTGGTCTGCATCTGTGTGGGTTTTCTTGGGATGTTAGCTGCTGCTTTGGGCTTTGCTGCAGAGGCCAAAAGAATAAAGGTTAACTACAAATCTCTCTTCTTTCCAGAGTTTTCTTTaggatgagattttttttttttttcaatttagatAACCCTTTTCTAGAAATGGGTGTACTTCCAGAAggattgcctcttttttttttcttcttcttttctttctttttcactgaattcttctttgttttttatttGGTTCTTGGAGTTTTGGTTAGAATCTTAGCAATACTGCTTCAATAAGAGATATTATGGCTCTTATTATGATTTAGGTTCTTTGTTTAGTTAAGTTTTTTAACAGGTTTGAAGGCattggcttttttttttgtttttttgaagaaaatgtaGCATTATTGAATTTTCACATGACCTTACTGGACATACTTCTATTGGTTTTTTCATTTCCCCCCCTCTTTTGTATAGATGTTGTTTTGTAGTTGCCATTTTGCCTTGTAAGATTTGCTCTGTTGTTTGGATAGTAGTCTTTATGATAGCCAACTTGCCATGTAAGGTTTGCTTGCTCGATTCGCCTAGGAACCGATAATTGGTCATCCTGAATACGATCTCACGATTATCATGCTTCATTACACGTCTTCCTTTCGAGTTTCTTTCCATGTCTCAGCAATTGATTTTGCAAATAAATGAGGTTTTGTCGCTTTGTTATGGTTGCTTTTATTCGATCCGAGTTGTTTTGTGTTTTCCAATCACTTGCAAGCAATAGTTTGAATTAGATCAATTGCATGTGTTGGGAATTTAATAGAATCAAATTGGTAGAAGTTATCTTATGGTAATTGGTGAATAACATAACTTTTGATCAAAGCTGATTGACAAACCTCACCTATATGGGTTGGAAGCTCCCAATGTTTATTAGATCTCAATTGTCAATCCACAGCGTTCATTTTGTGGGACAAGGCAATGTATTCAGAGTACAAACTCAACCATGCAATGTGCGCATCGGGTCCTTTGGCCTAGGCCCCTGCTGAACAGTTCTTATTGCTTGTGTTATTGTAATGGGTTTGGTTTTAGCCCCATGGACTTGGGCTGCTTTGTATTGGgctttctctctcttgttttttctATGGATAAAGAGGTGTATGGGAGAAAACTCCATACATCTGATTTCTCACCAATATCACTTGTGTTGTGCGTTCAGACTCGCATCTGATAACCATGGCAAGTGGGCTAGGACCACTGTCCATGTTAAGGGTCTTAGGTATCTAGTTCAGTATTGGAGTCAAAGATGTGGTTGCTTGTGTGTCTGGGAGTTCTAATCTGGTAAGTGTTCCCTAGCCCTTCTTTAATATAAAGTATTTGGTGTTTCTGAAGGTGCTATTGCTCTCTGGCTGTAATTGTAGATAGAATGTCACATGCAACCATAACAAAATATGAGCAAagagaaaaactttaatactctcactgagtgtgatggatgatatgcaggcacttagaaattaattAGAAATGGCACAAAcagcatacaagtaattcaattaTATTGTCCAATTTATGGAtcctagtttagatgtatcatgaaccaaaaattacagttatttgattatttggctataggattggtggacatttattggggGTTGCGGTACAAGAAATACCCAACAGTCCTATTTCAATATGCAAGCATCCACGaatcagtggttaggattgtccaaccaatctgatttggAACTGGGACTTAGTGATATTGGGTTCCActatttagttggtttaatttttgTAAGTATATAACATGTGCACAATTTCTGAGTGCTTGCATATCAAATGTCATGCTCTGCTAGAGTGTCAAATAGCTCCCCACGAGCAAATACTACATGCTgcttggaaaaataaataaataatcaactgCTCAGTTCTTGGTGTATTCTGAAGTCCCTATCTGGCTATCTCTTCTTGTGGTTTATGATTGTGGATTCCTTTGTGAATTAGGTTTTCCACCCATCTATGCTCTCTTTAATTTGTGGAGGGGTACCTTTTatgttcctttttctttcttttatcttcttttcattcttaATGCCATTGTTCTCTCTTCTTGGACCCTCTTGGTGGCACATGATAATGCATTTGAACTGGACGTGGATTACATACTGACTCTGCCAGTAGTGATGTCACTAGTGGACAGTGctttgtgggccgcaccatgatgtatgtgttttatccatgctgcccttccattttggatcattattttagggcatgagcccaaagatgatgcagatccaaatctcaggtggaccacaccacaggaaagcagtggtgattgaacgcccgctgttaaaaacttcgtagggcccactgtgatgtttatttgccatccaacctgttttaaGTTAAGTTCTGTTACAATCAGTTTTAGGTGATAATTCCTCcatcttttttaattttaattttaatttttatccaTGACTTATTTTTTTGGGTTCGAGCATGATCTCTTCTCATCATTGCAGGTTTCCGATGTTCAATCGACTAGTAGTGGTGTATGTACATACCCAAGGAGCCCAGCTTTAGCTCTTGGGCTAACCGCAGGAGTTGCTCTTGTATTAGCTCAAGCAATTCTCAACACTGCAGCTGGGTGCATCTGTTGCAAGAAACAACCACACTTTTCTCGTTCCAAGCGGATAATATCCTTGAGCTGTTTTGTTGTTTCCTGGTAATCAGTCTCTATCCTGGGAGTTGATATTTTTATAGATGATAGCTTCTTGGTAACTATTGGTAATCAGCCCAGAATCCTATTCTCGCTGCACATATAGCAATACATGGGATCTGGGCTGTTTGTGAGGTAAGCCCCGGATTGTATGTTTTGTGCTCTGGAAATCAGGCCAATCTTGCCATCAGGTGAGTCAAGCATGTATGGAAAAATGGAGTGGTCGGAAAGAACAAATACTAATGGTCCATGTTTGATCTAAACATAGATGCCAGCTAATGGTTGCAAATacaatgtggagcccacctgatgaaatgcGTGAGATCCACACATAAGTTTGATAATCTGAATCCTGCAAATGCCTTAGAATTTTCCATGTGTTCCTTGGAGTGGTGGTTATTTCTGTTCAACTACTTCCATGGATATATATCACAGACCTCTTTTCTGCAGATTTACTCTGTGAATGCTGCTGTCGTGCAGGGTAGCGTTCGTAATAGCATTTCTCCTGCTGCTGACCGGCACTGTACTGAACGACGAACATGGTGAAGGAGGGATGTACTTTGATGACTACTGTTATGTGGTCAAGGGCGGTGTCTTTTCGGGAGGAGCAATCTTGTCCCTAGCAAGCTTGTCTTTAGGAATCTTCTATTACGTCACTCTATCATCAGCTAAGAACACACATTCTTGGGGCCCCCACCACAATCAAGGCATCATGCTGGCACAGCCTCAGTTCCCGCCCGGGAGCATGCAACCAGTTTTCATGCCCGAAGACACGTACAACAGGCAGCAAATTCCTTGATGGCTTCCCCTCTTTCCAGGTTTGGTTTTGGAGTATGGCCATTGAATCTCTATGTACTTGGTCTTTGTGAGATCAGTTGAACTTTTCTCTGCGCAGCTTGAAGAGCTGGAGAGTGATGCAAGGGATATTACTGTGTATCAGAAACAGATGATATTTATTCGGTAAGGACACTGTCGAGTGTATTCAGATACTCTGTAAATTTCACTTCAATGATACAAAAGATGAATTGTGAATTGCCCTTCTTTGGGGCATTGCTCTATACTCAGTCTCGTACCCGATTTTGATGCAGTGCTCTTTTGACATGGAGCTTGTTCTCTGTTGCATTTGTGTTTTTGTTTACTTTGGTGGTGATTTATTTCTGAAGGGAGCTGCTATTTACACCCTCTCTGACTGCTAAATATACCCAACATTTCTAATTTTGCtttggggtgtgtttggttgcaccaaatatcatgattaatcagtctaattcggtagcaaatttcatgatatttcatgaactTGGGTGCAACTTAACAAACCCTTTCGCTTGTTCGGCTTTTTCATACTTTTTTGTACATCTGTTACAGACAGGTCCCACTACTTGGATACACTAACTGCTCATAGGAAATGCCTGATGGACTCACATATTCCTATTTCCACTGATTTATGTTGCATTTTGGATGCGGCTGCCAACAGCATGAATCGAGTTTTGAGTGACGGAACTTGCATTAAGTATGGTGGGCAAGTTTGTGTTATGTTTCTACTCCAAGAGTACATTTCGATGAACTAAGGAATTGAATTGCAATGGTTCTGATCATGcaattgtttttctttctttttaatctaAGGACCCAAATTGCTATTACCGTTGAAAGCTCTGTAGCTTAAGAAGGATTCACCAGAGGGCGATTCCACttctactgtttcttatggtgtggcccacttggtgtttGGATAGCTCATGTCATAACATGAATGgcagaaacagatggacggagtagatataagatgaacatcacggtggggcccacatagcttggggTTATATAGCCTTACAGGATTCCTGTAACCCCATGTCAGAGAAAGGACATGGATTGCCTTCCACCcatatatttgtgagaaattcatcactcaagtgagccacacaataggaaatatCCTATTGGGGATTGAACATTCATAGTAGAAACGTTTATGGGgcagacatgagccaaaaaaatgagatagatccaaaactcgagtgggccacatgataggaaataccgaaatagtggggattgaacattccCCGTTGAAACATACATGGACCACAAAAGCATTAGATGATgctaatatttttaatattttccattcatcttaGTGGGAATGGTAGCGGATTAAGTgcgaccccggatccaccgaggacccgaggttggtggatcccttcctgtgaggcccaccatgatgtatgtgccttaaatgacaccgtgcatttgttttgacatatcattttagtacatcatcccaaaaatgaagcagatccaaatctcaggtgaaccataacacaggaaaaagtggtgattgactattaaaacttcttatgggcgacgagttttggatcaagctgtagtcccttcatctaggtctttgtgaccttttcaacaggttggatggaaaataaacatttgggtGACCACAAGGAATTTTTAgtggtagatattcaatcaccactgtttctgtggtatggtcaaattaagatttggatctctttcatttttgggattgcaccctaaaatgagcttaaaaaatggatggactgcgtggatgtaaggaacatacatcaagggggcCCCCATAAAAGGGACCCAGTGTgaatgaccttattaacggtttggatgacatataaacttcACGGTCGAATTAAGatggtttcaactgtggacatatTTATCTTCACCGTTTCCTATTGTTGggtccaccttagttttggatttaATTGATTATTGGAATCCTGTCCTTTTGTGAGcctgagaaactgatggacggagtacaTTTAATCTGATTGGCCCACGTATTCACGACCAAAGGAACTTCGAGGGGGAGGCAATTAGCGTTGGACGTGGACTGGGTACTACCAGCCACAGGAACGGATAGAGGCTAcgaggggccaccttgatgtatgggatttatccacaacatccatccattttgccatatcatttcgAGGTACAGGTCCAAGAGTAAGGAGATCCAAGCTCAACCATGGGAAGCTGCCACGAtaacaatgacatccaccgttgaaacctttctaagccccGCCATGATGGTTAATCTTCacccaatctgttcgtaaggttgCATAGATCTAGGGCTGTGcacaagccaagctagctcgaaaagctcgctcactTGATTGGGCTTGAACGATGACTtgaggcgagccaagcttcaaTTGACCTAGcttgttttgaaaacaagccgagtTCAATAATAGTAGAttttgacttgactcgaacttagcttagatggactcgaatctctctctctctctctctctctctctctctctctatatatatatatatatataactttatattatatatattttttttaaagttaaatcTTAAATCTTACCTTATTTGTCTGTCCATTTCTTATCATTTCTCTTCCTTACCTAACCTTCCAGGCtggagctcctctctctctctctctcgtgcttgagctccacacacactctctctctctctctctctctctctctctctctctctctctctctctctctctctccctcccctcaAGGTCTGCCCAACTCATCTCAACCGCACGGCCTGCACTGGGCCACTCACCCAAGCTCTCCTCTCTCAGCACCAACAATAAGGTACCTCTATGGCTATCTATCTATCtgtatctatctatctatctatctatccatatatatatatatatatatatatatatatatatatatataatatatatatatatatatatatatatatatataattgaatatttgatttgggatttgggTCGGGTGCAGGTTGAGTCGGGTTGCTGGATTGAGTCGAGTACGGTTGggagttgggttgggtcaggt
Coding sequences:
- the LOC131247938 gene encoding protein VASCULATURE COMPLEXITY AND CONNECTIVITY-like, which gives rise to MERKEIVVCICVGFLGMLAAALGFAAEAKRIKVSDVQSTSSGVCTYPRSPALALGLTAGVALVLAQAILNTAAGCICCKKQPHFSRSKRIISLSCFVVSWVAFVIAFLLLLTGTVLNDEHGEGGMYFDDYCYVVKGGVFSGGAILSLASLSLGIFYYVTLSSAKNTHSWGPHHNQGIMLAQPQFPPGSMQPVFMPEDTYNRQQIP